The genomic segment CTCTCGGCTCCCAACATGAAAAGCTTTGTTGACAGATGCCAGCACTGAGgcagctgtttttttttgttttttttgtggtacgcgggcctctcactgctgtggcctctcccactgcggagcacaggctccggatgctcaggctcagcggccatggctcacgggcccagccgccccgcggcatgtgggatcttcccggatgggggcacgaacccgtgtcccctgcatcggcaggcggactctcaacgactgcgccaccagggaagcccgaggcagctttttttccattataatacAGACTGCCCTTAAACAGTTTTTATTGTGTTCAGTTGTGGTGTGAAAATACGATGAGCTGGAAACTTGGTAACTTTAGCTTCCCAGGTGAATCTTAATAGGAGAAAGGACTGAGGTCAGGGTTAAGGGGACATATTGGTCACCTTAGGCTACATTAATGCTGCAGGTTGCGGTAACAAACAACTCCGAAAATCTGTGGCTCACAGCAGCAAAGGTTTGTTTCTTACTCATCCTCCATCCACTGTGGGTTGGCTACGGTGACGGCTCTGTCATCTCCACCGAAGGAGCAGCCCCTATCCAGGAGGTGCTGGTCTCGTGTCAGGAGGAAAACAGCTGTGGCAGAACCACGAGAAAGCTCTTGAAGCTTCTGTTTGGATGTTGCACAGCCCCTTTTTTTTCACTGACATTTCATCGGCCAAAGCAAGTCAGTGTGGTTAAGCCTGACACCACTGGGGCAGGAAGAGTAATAAAATCAGGGCCAGCCCGATTGGGAGAGGCCAGCGTGACTATTCTAAGTAATTAATAGAGTCTCTCACAGGGCACGTAGTCCTCTGTGTGTCCTGTGTGAGCTGTGTTTAGAAATCAAAGGCAACGAGAGAAGGGGAGCTGCTCGGGGTCCTTGGCTCCGTAGCTCCGGAACCCTCACTCTGCTGCTCTGAGCGGGGTGTATGACTCACATTAATACAAGAGGGTCATGCGTGCGATCCAGGCATCCCCGTGCTGGGCCAGCTCAGGGTGGATCCAGAGGCAGCTGGATGGCAAAGGCTGAACCAGGGACGGTGGTTCCTTCTGAGGGATGTTGCCTCTGGGCTCACAGAACTTGGCTCAGCCATCGCCACCTCCCAGGCAGACGGCACACGCACAGCGCAGGGCATCTTCCCCAGCTAGCGGCAGGCCTGCGCTGCCACGCCCAGTCTTTGGGTGCCTTCCTTCCTGGACTCCATCCTGACCTTGCGTGTCTTGGCCAAGGGAGGAGGTCCCTGTGGTATCGGGACTTGGCGGGCGCCTAACCTGTCTCactaccccccccccacccccaacaggtGATTAGTGTGGGTCTCTGAACAGAAGGTTCATCTCCATTCATCTCAGGTCCAGACGTTTTCCTGGAATTTCAGGGATGCTTTGCTGCTCCACTGCCAACACGTGCTTGCTTAGTTAAAAACCTAGAACTTGGTTACAGCTTGACTACGTTGCCAAGCTGGTGGGCAGTATGGCTAGCGGCTAGAACCTCAGACTTCCCATTGAGGGTAGGcgccccagccctgctgcctgACCCTATGGCTGACTTACCCAACATCGCCACAGCTCAGGTGGTTTTGAGGCTCAAATAAGATATGAGAGGACGTCAAAAAACCTTAAGGCCCACAGCAGTGTCGTGATCTGTGCTGCATGGAATCATACATGTGGATCAAGTCCCTGAAACACACCTCCTGGATATGACACGTACAGTTGTGTCCACCTGTGTGAGACACAAGCATGaacgtatcttttttttttttccccctttggccgtgccacacagcatgcagaatcttagttccccaaccagggatccaggCCCCAGcaatgaaagcgcagagtcctaaccactggaccaccagggtattcCCAGGAACATGTCTTTTAACAGCAGTGTTAGAGTGGGTTCCTCTGTAACTTTGGGTCACTTCCTAGATAAACAACCCAGACATGCGCGTGCAGATCCTCAAAGATTACGTCAGACAGCACTTCCCTGCCACACCCCTGCTTGACTACGCCCTGGAAGTAGAGAAGATTACCACCTcgaaggtaaaaaagaaaatgtccctAATGCCCGAATCAGAGTTTTGGCTGAATTTCTCGGGGAAAATGAGAGCCAGGTTACATTTTGACTGTGCAGCTAAAATTGAACCTGGTTTTCTGGAaacttttgtttctgttgtttaactAAGTTGAACAGGCGTACTAAGTGTCAACGAGGGGTTGGGTCCTTTGCTAGACATTGGGAATTAAGTAAGACACTGTCTCTCCTAATCAACTGGGATGTTTTGGCGGGAGCCTTTTAAATGGTGGTCAGGAATTCGTAGTAATAGTTGTCATGGTAATAGTGGAACATTACGAGGAACAAAAATGAGTAATAATGATAAATACTTGGAATTTTTTTGCCTTCCCAGAAACCAAACCTTATCCTGAATGTAGACGGTTTAATTGGAGTTGCATTTGTAGACATGCTCAGAAACTGTGGGTCCTTCACTCGGTGAGCTTGCAGCTATATTCTTCTTCCTAATGCCTACtgatttttctggtttcctcCCAACTCTAAAAGCAATGCATGCTCATTAGAGAGGATTTAGGAAATATGGAGAggtatgaagaagaaaaacagtgcCTCTACACCTACCATCCAGAACATCCCTTTTATCTACTTTGAGTTCAAAGAGAGCTAGCTTCTCATTCCTGGGCAGAAATTGTACTTTcttgggggaggagggcagtCATGTGAGCCACTGTAAAACTACAAGTGGATTGTGTGTTGCAGGGAGGAAGCTGATGAATATATTGACATTGGAGCCCTCAATGGCATCTTTGTGCTGGGGAGGAGTATGGGCTTCATTGGTGAGTTGGCAGTAAGagttctgtgtgtttgtttttgtgttttttgtttctgtttctgtttttgtttgttttaccccATGGTTCAGGTATACCACTTAACCTATGTGGCCAGTTTCTGGGAGAGAGATGACACATTGTCTTAATCGTTGTTCCGAATCCTTCCTTTCTTAAACTTCTGCCTTATCTttatctttgttcctttgttcttGGAAATGAGTTTGATTGCTAGCCCAGGAAAACAGAATGAAGTCCAATAGTTCCCTTTTACCAAGGCTGGCATCTGCCTGGGGGATGGATCGGGATGTCCTTCCCCATTTGTTTTGTATTAGTTAAGATTTCCCTTCCTTATCTCCTCCCCctcaccaaaattttaaaaactcaccaaCTCTTAACAAAAAGATGCGTTTGCTTCATGTTAGGACACTATCTCGATCAGAAGAGGCTGAAGCAGGGGCTGTATCGTCACCCATGGGATGATATCTCATACGTTCTTCCGGAGCACATGAGCATGTAATGGAGCCAGGAACCCTGCCACAGTAAAGTGAAGACGAGaacgcctccccccacccccgggaaaTAGCCACAGACCGCTGGCACTGGAGCTTGCTTCAAGGGTGGGCCTGGAATGTAAACAGCCACCAGTGTACAGGCACCGAAGACCAACACCCACAGGCTAACACTGTTCAGTCTACACAAAGaagcttaatattttttttataagcATAGAAATAAGAACCCAGCCAATACTCGTAACATTTGCTTTGCTACCCACTGTATTTATTATATGGAAGCATCTAAGCTCTGTCAGGATAGTGTTTTTCCTCATTGTAGGGTGTTAcaatgttgctttcttttttccattagttaaaaaaatgttttccccttGAAGGAAGGGAATGACACTTTTAAGACCTCAAGATACTCTCCACTTAAAGGACCCCTaatatgttgtttttccttttcgcCCTCCTCATATAACCTGAAGAGCATTGtattaatctgattttttttttttaggatcttTTCGTATGTTGTGTGTTAAGAGTTTGTTTGGTATCCCCCTGAAATGTTCCATGTTGCAGACCAATGTCAGGGGGACATTGGATCCATTACATCCTTAGCCATTGTTACAGAATATGTGGAgcagtaatttaaaatgtaaagtcaTAACATACATGTGTTTAAAATGGAAGCGCCAAGCAAAAAGCTGTGAAATGTCTTGTGTCTTGACATTCTCTGTATTTATGCAACTGACTTGTCTGTTATCGACTTGTCCTCAGTTTGCATCCGTAATCCACAAAGATTCTGGGCAGCTGCCACCTCAGTCTCTCCTCTGTATTATCATAGTTTGGTTTAAATAAACTATATAGTAACAATGAAAACATACTGCTGTCTCATGTCATCCATTTCCTTTCATCTGCATTCCTTTGAAGTGTACTTTCTAATAGTTTTACTacatgtagttttaaaaatgttcgtccatctcttaaaaaaaaaaagaatcaaaatactCTCTTCAAAAAACCCCCACTATCTTCTCCCGTGAATCTGTACCTTCCATTTCTCAGTGAATGGGAACCAAAGCTTTACTTAGATACTCAAGCCAAAAGCCTGCCTTCACTTCTCTGGTTGCCAAGTCCTGTCGATTTACCCCTCCGATCTACGCATATCTGGTCTGATAACTTAGTGCCCTTAGTTCCACTTTTGTCCCCTTACggtccattctccacacagcCACCAGCGACATTTTAAAACAGGTATCTGATTGAGCCACTCCCTTGCTTAAAGCCCCAAAGtggcttttatttatctttttaacaaGTATGTATGGAACAGTAACTGTGGACCAAGCACTATGTAAAACACCTGAcaagcatctcatttaatcctcacagcggTCTTCCAATCTAGATAGTATCCCattttttagaaagataaattagTTCAGAGATAATAAGTAACTTGCTCACCCGCATCCACTTAACTGGGGCTCAGTCtcgagtcttttttttctttttcaatttttactcCAAGGCCAttctaaacttttaaataaaaatccagtGTTGCCACCCAAGACAACACTGGGTGAGGGTCTAAGGGGGCTTTTGTTTTACAAAACGATCACGAAGAGCACGCTGCTCTCTAAGGGGATGGAAACAGCCATCCTCCCAAGGGCGTGTGGATGGGCGGCCCCCGGGGAGACTGTCATAACTGGGGAGCATTACGTTTGCACCTTACCTGAGGGGGACGCGTTAGGGCGGGGGGGGCGCATGCGCAGACCCAGCGGCGGCCGGCTCCGCCCCGCGCCCACTATTTATTCCCAGAATCCCTCTGTGTCGCACCAGGACTGCCGGATCCTTCGGGGACTGCGGGGTCGGGGGCGGCGGCgtcaagatggcggcggcggcggtggcggcagcagcagcggcggctGCGGCTGCATCTCTGCAGGTGCTAGAGATGGAGAGCATGGAGACGGCCGCCGCCGGCTCGGCGGGGCTGGCCGCCGAAGTCAGAGGCAGCGGCACGGTGGACTTCGGGCCTGGGCCTGGCTTGTCTGCAATGGAAGCGAGCGGGGGCGACCCGGGCCCGGAGGCCGAGGATTTCGAGTGCAGCTCTCACTGCTCGGAGCTGTCATGGAGGCAGAACGAGCAGCGGCGCCAGGGCCTCTTCTGCGACATTACCTTGTGCTTCGGCGGTGCGGGAGGCCGCGAGTTCCGGGCCCATCGCTCGGTGCTGGCCGCCGCCACCGAGTACTTCACGCCCCTGCTCTCGGGCCAGTTCTCCGAGTCCCGCTCGGGCCGGGTGGAGATGCGCAAGTGGAGCTCCGAGCCCGGGCCCGAACCCGACACGGTGGAAGCTGTTATCGAGTACATGTACACCGGGCGCATCCGCGTCAGCACGGGCAGTGTGCACGAGGTGCTGGAGTTGGCCGACAGGTAGGTGGCGAAGGCGGGATGtgcagggcgggggtggggatgcTCGCCGACCGAGGGCCGCATCCCGGGAGGGCGCAGGAGAAGGCGGGGAGGACAGTGTCCAGGGTGGGCTCGAGTGAGCCCTGACGAAGTGCATTCGTTTGATACTTATTGAGCGCCTGCTGTGTGCTGTGGGGCCGCCCCTGCGCTGGGTGCTGAGGTTGCAACCTGCCAGTCCGGCGAGGGCACCCTGTCAGACTCCAGGTGAAGGGACAAAGGCAATGAAGAAGAAGGTCCGCATGTAATAAGTACTGTGTTGACATTTAAAAAGGATGaaagggggattccctggtggcgcagtggttgagagtccgcctgccgatgcaggggacacgggttcgtgccccggtctgggaagatcccacatgccgcggagcggctaggcccatgagccatggccgctgagcctgcgtgtccggagcctgtgccccgcaacgggagaggccacaacagtgagaggcccgcgtaccgcaaaaaaaataaataaaaataaaataaaaaggatgaaaggATAGTGATTGCGTAGAGGAAAGAcctttctgaggaggtgacatttaaacagACCTTTAAACGGCAACGGAGTACTGGCCATGCAAACATGGGGAATGACCATTTCTGGCAGATAGCGCAAAGGCCCTCGGGCGGGATCTCATTTGGCTTAGAGaagaagtaaaaaaggaaaactcagtGATCTAGTGGATGAAGGGGAGAAGGGTGTGTGAAATGCGTTGGgaaaaggagtttggattttactgGGTGATGGGAAGCTGGCTAAAGAAATGatctgatttaaatatttttaaagatgatcCTGCTGCTGGGGAAGATGGATTGTAGGGGGCCCAGATGGATGTTCCAGAGACTAGGTAGGAGGCAGGTGAATGCAGTTTGGAGGTGGGGCGGAGTCTTTGGGGGCGGTATTATGTTACACATTCGTTATTTGAACAAATAcctattgagtacctattatgcATCAGTTCAGACACTGGGTTCTAAGCTGCTGGgaattcagcagtgaacaaaacagacgaAAGTCCCTTTCCACATTGCACTTACATTGGTAGATGgacaataaataaaacagcatGTTAGGTGATTGCTAGAGCTGTTTTGAAAAATGAAGGATGGTGGGGCATATAGAAAGTGCTGGTGTAAAGgagctgtttttaaaattggaTGGATAGAGAAATCCTTGTGAAGAAGACATTTTGCAAAGAACCGAAGGAAGTGAGGTTAAGGGTGTTTCAGGTTGGGGACACAGGTGCTTGTCCTGAGGTGGTGCTTGTCTGGGTGTTAGAGAATagcaggaggccagtgtggctgaatcAAAGGGATGCAGGGTGAGAGGAGTAGGAGAGGCCTGAAGGTGGTAATGGGGATGGATCCGGATCCCACAGGGCCTTGTCAGCCTGTGGAAGGACTTGGGCTCTTACTCTGAATGACGTGGGAAGGTTTGGGCTAGAGGAATGATGCACTTTGATTTGGAGAATGCTGTTGTGTTGAGAAAAAGGATGaggtggtggggaaggggctgcaagggcagaagcagagagacTAGTTTAGGAGGTTGTGGCAATGGTGGTGGAGGTTTGGattgaggagggagaaggaagagtgATGAGAAATGCTTTGATTCTAGAcatattttgaaggcagaggaGATGCATTTGCTGATGGATTTGATGTGGGGGGTTAGGGAAAAGACTGCTAGTTTTTTGACCCACTGGAAAGATGGAGTTCGTTCATTATTTATTAAGATGTGAAAGACTGCAGGAAAGTGTTTGGGAGGAAAATCAGGAGTTTGGTTTTTGGTCCAGGAAGTGTCTAGTAGGCAGTTGTATAGAAGAGCACTGGGAGCTACAGATTGGAAGGAAATTAGCAATAGGTGGTAATTAAAGCCTCGGGACTGGATGAAATTACTTAGGAAGAGAGTCTagatagaaaagagaaacagCGGGACTGAGCCCTGGGGTTCTCCAGAATGGTAAAGAGGAACCAGCAGAGGAGACTGATCCCATGGAAGCCTAAAGTGTGTCAAGGAGGGAGTAGCCAATCATGTCAGCTCTGTCAACTGTAAGTGATCATTGGATTTGGTGATAATAGAGGTCCCTGATGGCACTGACAAGAGCCATTTAAGTCTGACTGTCAAGAGGACCAGAAAAATGATACACATGGACATGTGCGGAGAGGAGTCCAGGAAGGTCTtcgcccccacccccaagacAGGAGATAGTGGAGCGTGTTTGTGTGCTGATGGAAAATGAATCTGTGGAAGAGGAGAAATTGATGTTATAGGACCAAAGTCCTTGAAACCAAGAAGGGGATGGAATCCATATTAAAAGTGGAGAAGTTGGACTGGGAAGGCAGAGTATAGGGTACAGCTGTTAGGCAGACAGATTGGATAGCGGGAGagaattccccggcagtccagtggttaggactaggtgctctcactgccggggcccgggttcaatccccggtcggggaactaagatcccacaagctgcgaggtgtggccaaaaaaaaaaaaaaaggtagtgggAAAATGAAGTTTCTGCCtgactgcttctgttttctcaaagcACGAGACTGGGTCATCTATTTGAGGGTGGGGTTGGGTGGGTGGATGTAGGtctgagagaagagagggaggttTGTTGAATGCAGATGGATAGAGAAGGGTCATTGCACTCATTCAAGCCGCGTTTGCTTCTGTCATGTGAGCTTGTGTTCTTTCAGATTTACTGCTGCTTTACTGGAGAATTGgggtgaggagaggagagaacacCCCAGGCAGTTGACTTAACACTTTAACTTCTCTCCATATGTCAGTTGCTGAGCAGCTGCCTTGTGTTTGGCACTAAGCGCCCTGCAACCATCACATCCAACCTCACCCATCAGCTCTGAGGCAGGATTCCTTTActacctccccacctccccccataTACTCTTTCTGTTGATCACACCTACCTTGCAGGCACCTACAGCCTGAAGGGATAATAGGAAGTGCCCAGCATGATGCCTGTCACATGGCGCGTGCCCAGTATACAGTAGCCATTGTTTTCATAGAGCGGTGTTTCCAAATACCTGTCCAAGGGGATACGTGTCGGCTTACCTGGAGTGCCTGCCGAAAATCAGAAGTAGGGGGCGGGGCAGCCCAGGAGTGAGTGACCCTGGCACCGACATGTGTGAGAGCCACTAGAGCTCTTACCACTCAACCTTGTCTCTGTTTTATGTCTGAGATGGTGTGTTCTCTGGAGAGGGTGAAGGGAGCCTGTCTTGAGATTCATCTTCATATCGCAGTCAGTTATTAAGCACAATAATCACAATAGCAAATGGTTACTGCAGTGAGAGAGGCCTGGACTGATGaagtgattccttttttttttccttttttggccgtgccaagcggcctgtgggatcttggttccccaaccaggggtggaacccgcgccccctgcagtggaagcacggagtcttaaccactggaccccagggaagtcccgatgaaGTCGTTCTTACATTATTTAATGTTCTCAGTTCTGGGGACTTACTCTTCAGCAGTGGTCTCAAAGTGGCCACCCCTGGGGCTGAATTCTGCCAGATTAACTTATGTGAGCAAACAACATCTAGTCAGCTACATGCCAAACTACTTTCTTTACTTTTGTAATGTGGACCATCCTACacgttttctgttgttgttttatttcctgGCTTCTTCAGATGTTTTCGTTTGCCTTGCCTCACCTGCTTTAATGAGAACCCAGCTCAGGACAAAACCCCTGagcaccacccctgcccccacccctgggcTACTCAAGGAGAAAGCTCTGGTGAAGAGAGGATTAAAACCTCTGACACAAAGCCTGCACCGCCATTCCCTCTGAGAGCTGACCAGACAGCCTCCCAGGAGTCACAGTTCCTGTCCCATGTAGCTGATGCTAAAGAAATTCTCTTCACTGAGACCCAGCCTCACCTAAGAAGAGGCTGGTTGCTGGCAAAGGACTAGGGCAGGATGGCAGAGACAACCTTGGATAGGGATTTGCCTTTGCCAAGGGCAAGTTAAAGTGGAAATAAAGTATGGGACTGTTGCACGTTATTGAAGGATATGTTCTGAAACACCTTACATAATCaaaaattctgtgtgtgtgtgtattatacatACTTTGTgtaatatatagtacatataaaCTATCtaatggaaataatttaaaatatataaagatgatttttatatatgcttTTAAACCTACTTTTCAGCACAATCCTTTTTAATTTGGGAGGATATGCTTTTTCAGGTGTTGTGCATGAAGTGAGATGAAGCTTACATTTCAGTTTATAATTCAGATGCTCTCAAAAGTACAGCCACATAAAATATGCACATTggaaaattctttctctttttcttgattttaggTTCCTATTAATTCGTTTAAAAGAATTTTGTGGAGAATTTCTCAAGAAAAAACTTCATCTGTCTAATTGTGTGGCCATTCATAGTTTAGCTCACATGTATACTCTAAGCCAACTTGCTCTGAAAGCTGCGGATATGATACGGAGAAACTTCCACAAAGTAATTCAGGATGAGGAATTTTATACTTTACCTTTCCACCTCATTCGAGACTGGCTGTCAGACTTGGAGATTACAGTTGATTCTGAAGAGGTTCTATTTGAAACCGTTTTGAAATGGGTTCAGAGAAAtgctgaagagagagagagatactttGAAGAACTTTTTAAATTGCTCAGATTGTCCCAGATGAAACCTACTTACCTTACTCGTCATGTCAAACCAGAGAGGCTGGTGGCCAATAATGAAGTTTGTGTCAAGTTAGTGGCCGACGCAGTGGAGAGGCATGCTCTTAGAGCCGAGAATATACAGTCTGGCACGTTCCAGCATCCTGCGTCTCATGTCTCATTATTACCTCGCTATGGGCAAAACATGGACGTGATCATGGTTATTGGAGGCGTGTCAGAAGGAGGGGACTATTTAAGTGAATGTGTGGGATATTTTGTCGATGAGGACAGATGGGTAAACCTACCCCATATTCATAATCACCTTGATGGACATGCTGTTGCAGTAACAGAATCCTACGTGTATGTTGCTGGGTCGATGGAACCAGGGTTTGCTAAAACTGTGGAAAGGTATAACCCAAACTTGAATACCTGGGAACACGTTTGTAGTCTGATGACAAGGAAGCATTCTTTTGGACTAACAGAAGTCAAAGGGAAGCTATACAGCATTGGAGGACATGGCAACTTCAGTCCTGGTTTTAAAGATGTGACTGTTTATAATCCCGAGCTTGATAAATGGCACAACTTGGAATCAGCACCAAAGATTCTTCGAGACGTTAAAGCACTAGCCATTGAAGACCGGTTTGTGTACATCGCTGCCCGCACTCCTGTGGACCGCGACACTGAAGATGGATTAAAGGCTGTCATCACTTGTTATGATACGGAGACTCGACAGTGGCAAGATGTGGAATCTTTGCCACTTATTGACAATTACTGCTTTTTCCAAATGTCTGTGGTCAATTCAAACTTTTATCAGACAGCCTCATGCTGTCCCAAGAGTTATTCTTTAGAAAATGAAGAGGCAGTAAGAAAAATTGCCAGCCAAGTTTCCGATGAGATCCTTGAAAGCTTACCTCCAGAAGTCCTAAGCATCGAAGGAGCGGCCATTTGCTATTACAAAGATGACGTTTTCATTATTGGAGGCTGGAAAAACAGTGACGATATTGACAAACAGTATCGGAAAGAAGCTTACCGATATTGTGCCGAGAGAAAGAGGTGGATGCTTCTTCCTCCCATGCCACAGCCTCGTTGTAGAGCCACTGCCTGCCATGTGAGAATCCCATACCGGTACTTGCATGGCACTCAGAGATATCCTATGCCTCAAAACTTAATGTGGCAGAAGGACCGGATCAGACAGATGCAAGAAATACATCGACACGCCCTAAACATGCGACGAGTGCCAAGCTCTCAGATAGAATGCTAGGTTCTCTGATATGTGCAGCTCAAAACCGTTATACCTGTTCATGAGGCTGAAGATACCCAAACTGTTACTTGAAAAAGTATGTCAATAACTTATTTTCTACATGAACTGATTATCGCCCCATATAAAGGAGATATAGTCAAAAACTGAAGAATGGGAAGATCAATTCAATACATggtaatttttgttagtttgcaGTCTTTATCCATCTTTGGTTTGCGTGTGTATTAGCTGAATAAGATCTTACTAAAGATAAGTGGAAAAACCAGGTGTAGTTACTTGACTGTTTGTCTGCCAGCAAGTTTTAACTCCTTTGTCTTAGGGTCTTATGTTTTGAACATGCTTTAAGCACCAGTTATATTTGCACATTTACTTTgataatctttttcatttttttcccgaaTGGTTGGTTTTGACAAGATCAGAATTTATGCATTGAGCCGTCATCTACAGGAGGTATGTGCAATAGTGAGATTGAAATTTGAAGGGAAAAGCACAGTATTTCAGCAAGGTGATTTCAGAATGTTTGCATTgatacttttttatatttgtttatctaCAAATGCTGTCTTGTTTATTTCTAGAAGAGATGATTGATAAGAACTTTGTGATTGGCTCATGcattttttgagtatttttcatttctttagcaaCTGTGTTATAAACTTCAAGTCATCGCTCTGAGACAGTGGTAGTTGGCAAGAGTACTGATCTTTAGCTGACTGATTGAATACAGAGGAAGTCATATCTGTGAGATTTATTTCTCTAAGAAGAAAAGTATTATTAGTCTAGAGTAAGAAATCAAAGGCACCGAAAAATTTAAAAACGCTTTTTTCGGGAGTTGCAGGCTTATTTGAAGATAAATTAATGAGTGTAAATAATGCCCATGACAATCGACACAATGCCTTCAAGTTTAACTTTTGCTCTGACGCATATTGTATGGAATCCTTACCACTCCTTTCTAAAAGAAACTTTCTTCAAAATGGGAAGGAAGTAACAATTTAGAGAAATGTTGCTAAAGAGAAGCCTTATTATTTCTCAGCCTGGGTTATTACAATGTGTTATCCAGTTGCCCTAGACTTTCATTGGAACTTTGCCTGAGCCTAGAACACTACATTTGGGCGCATAATTATGGCTCTTAAAAATTTATCACTAtggttatcttttatttatttttatgcattcttCTGATATTCTTATCTGCGCCCAGGCTTTATGCAAATTAGCACTTAGGTTGACTTTTAGCACTCAGTTAACATAAGGGACTCCTGCTCTAACGGTTTGAAGTGTGGGTCCAGtatacttt from the Delphinus delphis chromosome 19, mDelDel1.2, whole genome shotgun sequence genome contains:
- the KLHL11 gene encoding kelch-like protein 11 isoform X1 is translated as MAAAAVAAAAAAAAAASLQVLEMESMETAAAGSAGLAAEVRGSGTVDFGPGPGLSAMEASGGDPGPEAEDFECSSHCSELSWRQNEQRRQGLFCDITLCFGGAGGREFRAHRSVLAAATEYFTPLLSGQFSESRSGRVEMRKWSSEPGPEPDTVEAVIEYMYTGRIRVSTGSVHEVLELADRFLLIRLKEFCGEFLKKKLHLSNCVAIHSLAHMYTLSQLALKAADMIRRNFHKVIQDEEFYTLPFHLIRDWLSDLEITVDSEEVLFETVLKWVQRNAEERERYFEELFKLLRLSQMKPTYLTRHVKPERLVANNEVCVKLVADAVERHALRAENIQSGTFQHPASHVSLLPRYGQNMDVIMVIGGVSEGGDYLSECVGYFVDEDRWVNLPHIHNHLDGHAVAVTESYVYVAGSMEPGFAKTVERYNPNLNTWEHVCSLMTRKHSFGLTEVKGKLYSIGGHGNFSPGFKDVTVYNPELDKWHNLESAPKILRDVKALAIEDRFVYIAARTPVDRDTEDGLKAVITCYDTETRQWQDVESLPLIDNYCFFQMSVVNSNFYQTASCCPKSYSLENEEAVRKIASQVSDEILESLPPEVLSIEGAAICYYKDDVFIIGGWKNSDDIDKQYRKEAYRYCAERKRWMLLPPMPQPRCRATACHVRIPYRYLHGTQRYPMPQNLMWQKDRIRQMQEIHRHALNMRRVPSSQIEC
- the KLHL11 gene encoding kelch-like protein 11 isoform X2 gives rise to the protein MAAAAVAAAAAAAAAASLQVLEMESMETAAAGSAGLAAEVRGSGTVDFGPGPGLSAMEASGGDPGPEAEDFECSSHCSELSWRQNEQRRQGLFCDITLCFGGAGGREFRAHRSVLAAATEYFTPLLSGQFSESRSGRVEMRKWSSEPGPEPDTVEAVIEYMYTGRIRVSTGSVHEVLELADRQPRPWLEREGKSFLPCMTMCAGFLTTEFLIFIFEFTCVISHQ